GATCTTGAGAAGAACGACGACGACGCGACAGTAATTTTTCTGGCCGTGCTTGCAATCAGGCAGGTTAGGTACAAGCATGGCCGTGCTTAAACTGCTAGGCCAGAGGTTTCCAAGTGAACGTGTGAACAAGTAGGGGCAACGGGAGCGCACCACTTGGAAAGCTCATGTGCATAAATGAAACAAGTGAAATAAGCTAAGTTAATATGTAATAAGCATTTCACCGAACAGCTCATGCGCATAAATGAAACAAGCTATGTGACAAGCATTTCACCGAAcacacccctctctctctctctgcgcgCGGAGGCTGCAGCGGACAGAAGTCGCGGTATACGGTGGTGCATGCCCATGATTGCAAGACCAGGAAACAGGCCAACGCCTCGTCAGGCAGTACAGTACCAAAGCTAGCAGCTGTAGAGGGCTGGGCATACCACGATGGCACGTGAGCATGCCACAAGGCAGAAAATTACATTCGTTTGAGAGGAAATACCAGAATGGCATCGCCTACAGAGCAGCATAAATTTGGGATTCAACAGTCAGTGTTACATTTCGCGGCTTCAGAAAACTGACATTATTACGTTAAATGGTAAAGAGAGGGTGAATTACATGATGAGATGCCACACTGTTGCGGTAATCAAttcgcggcatcactagccagCGAAAAAAGGAATCAATCGATCGATAGTTAGGAAACAACTCTATGTAGTACACTGCTCTATGTGCAAAACTGGTACTTGAAGAAACCAAGGCTTATCCATTTTTTTATTACATATCTGCCTCTGTTCACACATCTATGTAATGTTTGCGAGTAGTTATTCAGAATATCAGTTATCTGAAACGAGATGGTAGCCTAGAAAAATCGGCTCCACCATGTTCTGCAGCCTGTAGGACTAAGAATGCCAGCCCCCACAACTCGCTTAATCTTTTCTTAATCGCCAAAAAACACACTATTCTTCTTCCTCAGATCAATATATTTCAGTCTCATCCCAATCACCAATATGTTTCCTCTCCCATTTGTCCTGTTCACCGGAAGTACCACTTCTTGCATCGTTCAGGAATAAACCCTGAGCAACCACGAGATTGCATCAGTAAGGTGTAGTCATGAAAACTAAAAGCAGCACTTTGACTCAATTTATTGTAACATCAAAAGCATCAGAACAAGTAAAGCTCAAGAGCACCCTATTccaaaagtaaaaaaatcaaGAGCTGCTAAAGAAAGAAGCATTGGAATGCATCCAGCTTCTGTTGGTGGATTTCTCACCTGATAGTTACCATGAAGGAAAGGGTTGTCCTGGTCAAATTGGCAGGCCATATGTAGCCAACATCAAGATGAAACCAGTCAGTTGAGGCCTCTATGATACCCTTACCAATAGGTTTCTCCTTTTGCCAACATAAATTTGTGCCGTCCATCCTTCCAGGAATGAGATTCACCCTTCGCCATTCTGACCCATGTAAAAGTATGGTTCATAGCACTTTGAAGAATCTTGAAGAGTTAGGATCCGCATGTTCACATTTGCTGTATTAACACCAGAAATAAGTGTATGCAAACTTGCAAAGCATCCTGCCTTAGTTCACAATCATTTTTGTTTGCTTGTGCGGATCCGATTGAGTCAACAGGTTTCTCTAAAATTTATAGATTACCGGAAAACCTTGTCATCGCACACAAAGGTGCTAGAAGTACGGAtttcttttaaatatgtgtGACAGGAGACCCACTGACTCATAAAAGGCATCAGATTTGTGTGCACTCTTGACAATATTCTGTTGTCGTTGAGCAGATTGTAGAAGAATATGGTATTATATTCTAGCTCTAGGCTGTTTCTGATGCTGCATCCATCAGTTCAGTTAGGAATAATGGATCCTATTCATGGAAAGCCGGACATGTGACAAGAGGTAATGAGGTGCAAAATCTATTCTTCATTAGGTTTGTGTGAGACTTCTTTAGCAACATGAGGAAAGGATTATTATGTGTAGATAGGCCATCAATCCACTGACATTTTTCTATTGGACCAAATGACAATGAGGTCTTCATGAGACCATAGGAAAACTGAAGCAACATTCAATAACCAATTACCTATGCCATAGGCTAATTGATTAAAAATTACTTCATTGAATTTCCAATACCTGCAAAGTCATTCAAGTTTTTCAGTAAGATGGACCATTGAAAAACAACGGAATAACGGATGTTAATACACTTATACCACATATTTCGAAATCCACTCTACTTAAGACAGAAAAACATGAACATTGAGCAAGAAAGCAAAAAGGAATTAGGAAAAGAAATATCAGATAAATATTgaataagaaagaaaaaggagacaTGAACAAGGAATATCAGCCAAATGTTATTTGCTTGTTTCTCCATGTCTGGCAGCATAATAAGGATTATCCATAATAAAGACAATCACTGGGGAGTTTAATTTGAGTAACCACCTCATAGGATAATCCTATGATTTTGGTGGGATGTCCCCGTTCTCTTTTTTACAAGACTTGTTTATGAGGCCAAGGCAATGATTTCCAACCCATATTACTACTTAACAAACAAGTAGTTGGTTTATAAGTTAAGATCGGtcccttttttttctcgaacacacAAGAGAGCTGCGCGCCTTTTGTATTATAGATAGAAGAAAAGAGTCGGtccctttacaatgcccctaaAAGCAGTAGCAAACAAACAcggaaacaaaacaaaaccaaaaacaaGTCAGCTATACACACGCCAACCAGCCAAGAGCGAACTCCAGCATCTAGTCATGCAATAGAGCCGCTAGCCCCCTCGCCCCTGCCGAGATCCATAGGTGAGCCTCCACAGATATTTCTTGTAAAACAACCTCCACTCTTGGGGCAGTGCCGTTGAATATGCAATCATTGTGATGCTTCCATAACCACCAAGCTGCAAGCATGATCAAGGTGTTGCGTCCTTTCCGCCTAtccttgcttgcccttcactgtGCTCGGCAACACCAATCAGCAAATTTATCATCGGCATCGGATGGTGCGAGCTGCTGCAAGCCAACCCAGGTGAGAAGTCTGTACCACAAATCTCGAGCGAAGACACAAGAACACAATATGTGTTGAACCGTCTCGCCCTCTTGGTCATAGAGGGGACAACTCTCCGGATGAGGCATACCACGGAGAGTCAAGCGATCTGCTGTCCAGCAACGATTAAGGATTGCAAACCAGATAAAGAACTTGCAGCGGCATGGCGCCCAAGATTTCCATAGCCTTTTCCATGGTTCAAAGCACATACTACCAATGAAAAAGAAGAGATAGGCCCAACCGTGTGTTGAATTGACCTGAGGGATCCCGCAACCATGTGTGATGATCACCCTCTCTAGGATACAACACAAAATGTTGGAGAATATCCCATAGCTGTAGGTACTGAAACAAAGCCGTTGTAGATAAGCCTCCTTTTATATCACGTACCTAGCTGCGATCTTCCAAAGCATGAGAGACCATCCACTGAGATTGAATACGTCTCGGTATGAAAGATATAAGTGCTAGTGCCAAGTCTTGGATAGAGTTACCATGAATCCAGGGATCGGTCCAAAACAATGTGGTGGTGCCTTCACCAACCATTATTGTGACTGAGATCTCAAACAGGGCCTTGGCATTGGCATGCACTGGTAAGTCAAGACCTGCCCATGGTCGTTCTGGCTCAGACTTCTTTAACCAAAGTCATCTCATCCGTAGAGCCCAACCCATTCAAAATCTGGTTTCTCAAAACAAACATTCTATACATGTTTAGTACCAAAAATGACAAATGGCTTTCAAACAATGAAGAGTGAACAGACCAAAATATTAACACCAAAGAAGCAGATAATAATCAGTTATTGTAGATAATAAGCTGAATTAAGAGATAAGCATGCATGACTTACATGCTTCACACACTCAGTGATCTATTCTTGGCATTAGGATCAGTGGAAGTATGATAAATGGTATTGACCTGTATCAAATGCATATAGCATTGTTTGATTATCAATGGAGAATGATTTAGGAGTCTTATCAAATTAAAGATGGCAAATATTGCTAGTAAACGAATTGCAGTTTTATCTAGATAATGAGACTAAGAAAAAAATACTTGCAACCAAGTCATTATGTTTGTTTATGCAATAGTGACTTATTTGTAGCTATTGAGTTAACCTTACCATTGAAGCATTTCAAAACTTGTGTTCCTCCTTTGACTCCAAGAAAATCCCCTCTTTTGATATAGTGTCAACATTTCTGCAATTGAACTATATAGACATCAATAAGCTGAAACTGTTCTTGCAGCATGGCAGCACATGGCACTGTGTGGTTCAGTGGGCTTCTGATACTCTTATCTCGCTCAAGTTACTCAACAGTCTTCATCAGATGCCAAATTTGAAAAGGCATGATTAAATTTCCCATTAGCTCTGTTACAGAACCGAGCAAACTACCCATTTATACCTCGTTACCTCGTACAAGAGCAACCTCAAGTTTCACTACCAGAAGCAGTAGCATCTTCTGTACAAGAGAGTAAAACACTTTCCATTTCATCCTGAAGATTTGATGCTTCCTCCATGTTCCCCAATTTCTGGTATTTGCTTATCAAACAGTTGTAAACCATCTTATCAGGAGTAATACCGTTTCCAATCATTTCTGAAAGAACTTCTCTAGCCTCTTGCATCATGTTCATATTACAGAAGCCCCAGATAAAACAAGTGTAGCAATAGAGATCAAGTTGCAAACCACTTTCGATCATCTTGGCCTTGAGTGCAAAGGCATCCTCGAGATTTCCCTGCTTCAGGTACCCATCAATAAGACATGTGTACACAACTTTGTCAAGAGGCATACCCTTGTCAACCATTTCATTCAACAACTGAACAGCCTTATTCAAGGAACCATTCTTGCAAAAACCATCAATTAGGGCAGTGTAAACCTGTACATTTGGATCTAGACCTAAGTCTCTCATTTTGTTAAAATGGGAGACTGCCTCAGTGATTGATCCTGCTTTGCACAATCCATCAATTAATGCACAATAAGTTACAACATTAGGTTGGAACCCAGAATCCAGCATCTTGTTCAACAAGGCAATGGCCTCTGACTCTTTTCCTGCTTTAAAGCAAGCATCCATTATTGTCGTATAGATGACATTATTAGGTTTCAAACTGCACCCATCCATTTTATGTAACATACTTTTAGCTTCCTCCACCTTTTGAACGTTACAGAGACCCCAAATGAGGGTGCCATAGAGTGAAACATCAAGTTCCattcctttcttcttcatctcacTCAACAAATCCAGTGCTCTCTCACCATTCTTATTCATGAAGTGCCCGTGGATTAGTGTAGTGTACAGCAACCCATTGGCTTTAACACCAGCTCTCTCCATCAGCCTCAAAACACCACCCGCTTCTGCAACCTTACCCTCTTTGCAAAGGCCATCAACCAGCACGGTGTATGTGACCACGCTCAGTGGCACCCCATGATGTACCATTTCATCGAGCAATACAATGGCATCATCAAGCCTCCCTGCCTTGCAGGTGCCATCGACTAACGAAGTATAAGTGAACTCATTTGGCATCATTCCCCTCACCTTCATCTGTGCAAACAGCTTCATTGCCTCCCTGACCATCCCCTCTTTGCAAAATGCATCAACAAAGGTGCTAAATGTGACCACATTTGTCATCACCCTCTCCCTCTTCATCTCACCAAAGTAGTTGTACGCCTTCTCCATCCTCCCAAACTTGCAAAAGCAATTGATCAATGCATTGTACGTCACAACATCAGGTGCACATCCAGACCTCCTCATCTCCCCAACCAgctgctccacctcctccagctCCCCGCACTTGCCATACCCGTCAATCAAAGAATTGTAAGTGACGATGTCCGGCGAGCAGCCCGTCGCCTTCATCCTCTTGAACAGTTCCCTTGCCTCCgcaagctccccctccttgcaCAGGAAATCGATTACGATGTTGAACGTGAACACGTTGGGTGCGGGCAGCTGCTCGAAGAGCCGCCTGACGAGCCCGGCGCGGCGGTCGCGGGCGAGACGGAGGAGAATGTGGTTGCAGGTGCGGGTGTTTGGGGGCACGCGCAGCTGGCGCACGCGGGCAAGGGCACGGACGGCGTCGTCGAGGAGTCCGCGGTCGGCGAGCAGGGAGAGGAGCGTGTCGAGGACGGAGGGGAGCGCGCTGCGGCGAGGCCCGAGCTCGAGCGCCGCGCGGTGGAGGAGGTCGACGAGCGATGCGGTGAGGTAGGGCCGGTGGCCGGCGCCGAGCAGGcgggcgaggaggcggcgggagtGCGCGAAgaggcgggcgcgggcggctaGGTGGGCGGCGAGGCAGACGTGAGCGGAAGAGGGTAGGGGATGGGAGAGGAGGTGGTCGGGGGCGACGGCGTGGAGGgagcggaggaggcggaggcggtcgGAGATGGGAGTGGCtccggcggaggcggcggtgggagCGGTGGaaagggcggcggcggtggcggcgagggACAGGCGGAGGAGGGTAGGATTCCGGCGAGCGCagaggcggaggaggtggcggcgcggAGGGAGGGATAGCATCGTTTGAccgcctccggcggcggcgagggggaggGAATCGGACCATGGAGGGGAGGTGGCTGTTGTGTAGGGTTTTGGGGGGTTTGTTTCccgagtttttatttttattttattttccgaCGTTTTTGACGTGGTTTTGATTTCTAGAATGCCAAACAAATTCTTCATGGGTGCATATCATGTGAAAATGGGCCTAAGCCCTActtaaaagttttttaaaacTTGGGTTGGAAGTTATGTTATGTTGTATATCTACAcaattgtttattttttttatcatatttctACACTATGTTACTAtgtttatatgaattttatatcAATGCTATGTTTGACAACTTTATATGCTATAAAGAAAATTGTCGCCGTTTCCTTGAAGTGTGCTTCCATTAGAGTATTGAGATATTAGTAGAAACACTATAGCATGTTTGATAAAATTCTAGCTTAACAAAATTCATAGCTTTAGAAAGTTTTAGAGCTAGAGTCTGGTTAGACAAGTGATGTTTGTGTGAGTCACCTTATTCATAttttagaataaaaatataaataatcttACAAATTCTAGATCCATTATGAATCCTGGATTTGGAGCTTGCGAAACAAGG
The sequence above is drawn from the Phragmites australis chromosome 10, lpPhrAust1.1, whole genome shotgun sequence genome and encodes:
- the LOC133883570 gene encoding putative pentatricopeptide repeat-containing protein At2g02150, giving the protein MLSLPPRRHLLRLCARRNPTLLRLSLAATAAALSTAPTAASAGATPISDRLRLLRSLHAVAPDHLLSHPLPSSAHVCLAAHLAARARLFAHSRRLLARLLGAGHRPYLTASLVDLLHRAALELGPRRSALPSVLDTLLSLLADRGLLDDAVRALARVRQLRVPPNTRTCNHILLRLARDRRAGLVRRLFEQLPAPNVFTFNIVIDFLCKEGELAEARELFKRMKATGCSPDIVTYNSLIDGYGKCGELEEVEQLVGEMRRSGCAPDVVTYNALINCFCKFGRMEKAYNYFGEMKRERVMTNVVTFSTFVDAFCKEGMVREAMKLFAQMKVRGMMPNEFTYTSLVDGTCKAGRLDDAIVLLDEMVHHGVPLSVVTYTVLVDGLCKEGKVAEAGGVLRLMERAGVKANGLLYTTLIHGHFMNKNGERALDLLSEMKKKGMELDVSLYGTLIWGLCNVQKVEEAKSMLHKMDGCSLKPNNVIYTTIMDACFKAGKESEAIALLNKMLDSGFQPNVVTYCALIDGLCKAGSITEAVSHFNKMRDLGLDPNVQVYTALIDGFCKNGSLNKAVQLLNEMVDKGMPLDKVVYTCLIDGYLKQGNLEDAFALKAKMIESGLQLDLYCYTCFIWGFCNMNMMQEAREVLSEMIGNGITPDKMVYNCLISKYQKLGNMEEASNLQDEMESVLLSCTEDATASGSET